Proteins from a single region of Papaver somniferum cultivar HN1 unplaced genomic scaffold, ASM357369v1 unplaced-scaffold_79, whole genome shotgun sequence:
- the LOC113344618 gene encoding receptor-like protein 43, which produces MNYNTLNSRIPVQLANLTSLPNLDLSGCDNLSLNPDLTRMFQHQWPKLQKLSISYTNISGSISNAPMLVSLDAAGCSIQGSLPSWIYNLKLLTNLDLSRNNFQGSIPKSISKLKFLTNLDNFQGSIPKSMSNLKLLTNLDLSYNNFQGSITSSICELISLRELDLGSNNITGTIPNCISNLDNLSVFDVSNNSIEGSVSLKSLINDLNLTTIYLSSNRLTVVIDQNISLYSKFKLKTLSLKSCNLKGFFPTFICKLSNLESLDLSHNNLTGVIPSCISKLKNLLSFDVSNNTLSGKISIEVGKRLSSFDSINLAGNQLSGSIPSSICSKSSRYSLQIIDLSNNRFSRVIPNTLGYCKNLRSLNLGRNNLTGNVPNEIEKLESLGFLQLQDNYLDGTPLNFISKLPSLVVLNLANNQFEGSIPTEIFGTQYSLLSIISLRSNKFNGSIPDEINNLNQLQILDLSHNNFSGHIPKQLRGSWMNLTGVSQSLMNSYDIHLQMVINGIMLQFEKIYSYTSGLDLSCNMLDGNIPTEIGRLSELARLNLSHNNFSGNIPASIGDMSKLASLDLSFNRLSGQIPQSLTSLDSLGVLNLSYNELSGQIPKGIHFSTLDVDGWAFVGNALLCGEPTKNVCEVEEDDKKDDQEDDQENYQEDTNEKLILYSIISLGFIWGFWGLFFVMLIKKEKWWFPYWRFIDSTVAVIIRCIQSDTTT; this is translated from the coding sequence ATGAATTATAATACACTCAATTCCCGAATCCCAGTACAACTTGCGAATTTAACTTCACTTCCTAATCTCGACTTGTCTGGTTGTGATAATCTTAGTCTTAATCCTGATCTAACTAGGATGTTTCAACATCAGTGGCCTAAGCTTCAAAAACTCAGCATATCATATACTAATATAAGCGGATCAATTTCAAATGCACCGATGTTGGTCAGTCTTGATGCTGCTGGTTGCTCAATTCAAGGATCTTTGCCTTCTTGGATCTACAATCTAAAGCTCCTAACCAATCTCGACTTGTCTCGCAATAATTTCCAAGGATCCAtaccaaaatcaatatccaaacTAAAATTCCTAACCAATCTCGATAATTTCCAAGGATCCATACCAAAATCAATGTCCAATCTAAAGCTCTTAACCAATCTCGACTTGTCTTACAATAATTTCCAAGGATCCATAACAAGTTCAATATGTGAGCTTATTTCTCTTCGAGAACTTGATTTAGGAAGTAATAATATAACAGGAACCATACCGAATTGCATATCGAATCTTGATAACCTTAGTGTTTTTGATGTCTCTAATAACTCAATTGAGGGAAGCGTTTCATTGAAATCTCTGATTAACGATCTAAACCTAACAACCATATATCTGAGCTCAAATAGGCTTACTGTAGTTATAGATCAAAATATCAGTTTGTACTCTAAATTCAAACTAAAAACTCTGTCTTTGAAATCTTGCAATCTAAAAGGATTCTTCCCTACTTTCATCTGTAAATTGAGTAATCTCGAGTCTTTGGACTTGTCTCATAATAACCTGACAGGAGTTATTCCTTCTTGtatctcaaaactcaaaaatctcttaTCATTTGATGTATCAAATAATACACTCAGTGGTAAAATCTCAATAGAAGTTGGAAAAAGACTATCTTCTTTTGATTCCATTAATCTAGCTGGGAATCAACTTTCGGGTTCAATTCCCTCTTCTATATGTTCCAAAAGTTCACGATATTCTCTTCAAATAATCGACCTCTCAAACAACAGATTCTCAAGGGTTATACCAAATACCTTAGGGTATTGTAAGAATCTTCGATCACTAAACCTTGGGAGAAATAATCTCACAGGAAATGTTCCAAATGAGATTGAAAAATTAGAATCATTGGGTTTTCTTCAACTACAGGACAACTATCTCGATGGTACTCCTCTCAACTTCATCAGTAAACTCCCTTCGTTGGTAGTTCTTAACTTGGCGAATAACCAATTCGAAGGAAGTATACCCACTGAAATATTTGGTACACAATACTCTCTCTTAAGTATCATTTCTTTAAGGTCAAACAAGTTCAATGGATCAATCCCTGATGAAATTAATAATTTGAATCAACTGCAAATTTTGGACTTATCGCATAACAATTTCTCCGGCCATATTCCTAAGCAATTACGAGGCTCCTGGATGAATTTAACAGGCGTTTCTCAATCTCTTATGAATTCGTATGACATTCATTTGCAGATGGTGATCAATGGGATCATGTTGCAATTTGAAAAAATATACAGTTATACCTCGGGATTGGATCTATCTTGCAACATGCTTGATGGTAACATTCCAACAGAGATAGGTCGGTTAAGCGAACTTGCAAGGCTCAATTTGTCCCACAATAATTTTTCGGGTAACATACCTGCGAGTATTGGAGATATGTCTAAGTTAGCTTCCCTGGACTTAAGTTTCAATAGACTATCCGGGCAAATCCCACAATCGTTAACATCACTGGACTCTCTTGGGGTTCTTAACCTATCTTACAATGAGTTGAGTGGTCAAATTCCAAAAGGGATTCACTTTAGCACATTGGATGTCGATGGATGGGCTTTTGTTGGGAATGCATTATTGTGTGGAGAACCTACAAAGAATGTTTGTGAAGTGGAAGAAGACGATAAAAAAGACGATCAAGAAGACGATCAAGAAAATTACCAAGAAGATACAAatgagaaattgatattgtatAGTATTATTTCTTTGGGGTTTATATGGGGATTTTGGGGTCTATTCTTTGTGATGCTTATAAAAAAGGAGAAATGGTGGTTTCCGTATTGGAGATTTATCGATTCTACCGTAGCTGTGATCATAAGATGTATTCAAAGTGATACTACTACCtga